Proteins from a single region of Apium graveolens cultivar Ventura chromosome 7, ASM990537v1, whole genome shotgun sequence:
- the LOC141673599 gene encoding protein FAR1-RELATED SEQUENCE 5-like has protein sequence MVTSDKVQFMQRSKNIDPVTRALLELFDKSGIETAKAMRFLGETWGGVEKLGFSNQDVRNVIRDIRRRVFDSGDAGSGMALLRQLKEKSFGNFFYRVDLDEENRVRGLVWVDHRSLNAYTNFGDVVSFDSTYRTNRYCMPFIPITGVNHHYQNILFGFALMRDETEISYKWVLKTWLEAVGNKPPLTIITDQDIALGNAIAEILPDTKHILCSWHISNKFPEKLSALYTQYPEFKGDFNDYLYKSLSPTEFVGKWEVLVDKYGLEDHVWLNDMYAIKDKWIRAYTKQHFSAGMTTTSRSESMNSFFDEYVKASTGLKEFIENSQKALETQILNEVKADYETEYKERRLIFNSPLENHASSIYTKEMFRQFQNELRKSTSYVVNSCKDGSNYMWKLYLVEKYNVPENLRRRYRVMVSLEGNINCECKKFEHFGMLCKHIQDHVNILQCNGHLTECEVK, from the coding sequence ATGGTAACCTCGGATAAAGTACAATTCATGCAAAGGTCCAAAAATATAGATCCGGTTACCCGAGCATTGCTTGAGTTATTTGATAAATCGGGCATTGAAACCGCTAAAGCGATGAGATTTCTTGGTGAAACATGGGGTGGTGTGGAAAAACTTGGATTTTCTAATCAAGATGTTCGTAACGTAATTCGTGATATTCGACGACGGGTGTTCGATTCCGGTGATGCGGGGAGTGGGATGGCATTGCTACGACAATTGAAAGAAAAAAGTTTTGGAAACTTTTTCTATCGAGTTGATTTGGATGAAGAAAATAGAGTTAGAGGTTTGGTTTGGGTTGATCATCGATCATTGAACGCATACACGAATTTTGGTGATGTTGTTTCATTTGACTCCACGTATAGGACCAATAGGTATTGTATGCCGTTTATACCAATAACTGGGGTCAATCACCATTACCAAAATATCTTGTTCGGGTTTGCACTCATGCGGGATGAGACGGAGATTTCATATAAATGGGTTTTGAAGACATGGTTGGAAGCCGTCGGAAATAAACCTCCCCTCACTATTATTACGGATCAAGATATAGCATTGGGAAATGCTATTGCCGAGATTTTGCCGGATACCAAGCACATATTATGTTCGTGGCACATAAGTAATAAATTTCCCGAAAAATTGTCGGCTTTGTACACACAATATCCGGAATTTAAAGGAGATTTTAATGATTATTTGTACAAGTCGTTGTCACCCACGGAATTTGTTGGTAAGTGGGAGGTTTTGGTTGATAAGTATGGACTCGAGGATCATGTTTGGCTAAACGATATGTATGCCATAAAAGATAAATGGATTCGTGCTTACACAAAACAACATTTCTCCGCCGGTATGACCACCACCTCAAGAAGCGAGTCCATGAATTCATTTTTTGACGAGTATGTGAAAGCTTCAACCGGGTtgaaagaattcattgagaattCACAAAAGGCTTTGGAAACACAAATTCTTAATGAGGTTAAAGCCGACTACGAGACCGAGTATAAGGAAAGGAGATTGATATTTAATTCCCCCTTGGAAAATCATGCTTCTTCTATTTACACAAAAGAAATGTTTAGGCAATTTCAAAATGAGCTTAGAAAAAGCACATCTTATGTGGTAAATAGTTGCAAAGATGGTTCCAATTACATGTGGAAGTTGTATTTAGTTGAGAAGTATAATGTGCCGGAGAATCTTAGAAGAAGGTATCGGGTAATGGTTTCTTTGGAAGGAAATATTAATTGTGAATgtaaaaaatttgaacatttcGGGATGCTTTGCAAACATATCCAAGATCATGTAAACATCCTCCAATGTAATGGTCATCTCACCGAATGTGAAGTGAAATGA